Proteins from a single region of Macrotis lagotis isolate mMagLag1 chromosome 2, bilby.v1.9.chrom.fasta, whole genome shotgun sequence:
- the CHRM3 gene encoding muscarinic acetylcholine receptor M3: MTLHSNNTTSSSFINISTSWNQGTSGPGLPPRYGSYNISQASENFSSNATNNDPLGGHTIWQVVFIALLTGILALVTIIGNILVIVAFKVNKQLKTVNNYFLLSLACADLIIGVISMNLFTTYIIMNRWALGNLACDLWLSIDYVASNASVMNLLVISFDRYFSITRPLTYRAKRTTKRAGMMIGLAWIISFILWAPAILFWQYFVGKRTVPPGECFIQFLTEPTITFGTAIAAFYMPVTIMTILYWRIYKETEKRTKELAGLQASGSDAEAAHFVNPTGSSRSCSSYELQQQTLKRSTRRKYGRCHFWFTTKSWKPSAEQMDQEHSSSDSWNNNDAAASLENSASSDEEDIGSETRAIYSIVLKLPGHSTILNSTKLPSSEDLQGSEEELQKPNLEKKTNKLQAQKSMEDGGSFRKSFAKLPIQLESAVETAKTSEAVAKTTAALPLSFKEATLAKRFALKTRSQITKRKRMSLIKEKKAAQTLSAILLAFIITWTPYNIMVLVNTFCKSCIPKTYWNLGYWLCYINSTVNPMCYALCNKTFRTTFKMLLLCQCDKRKRRKQQYQQRQSVIFHKRVPQEAS; this comes from the coding sequence ATGACCCTGCACAGTAACAATACAACCTCTTCCTCATTTATTAACATCAGCACTTCCTGGAATCAAGGCACCTCAGGCCCAGGTCTTCCTCCTCGCTATGGCAGCTACAATATCTCTCAAGCCTCTGAGAATTTTTCCAGCAATGCTACAAACAATGACCCTCTTGGTGGCCACACCATCTGGCAAGTGGTCTTCATTGCATTGTTGACTGGCATCTTAGCCTTGGTGACCATCATTGGCAACATCCTGGTTATTGTGGCATTTAAAGTTAACAAACAGCTAAAGACAGTCAACAACTATTTCCTCTTGAGCCTGGCTTGTGCTGATCTGATCATTGGTGTAATTTCAATGAACCTTTTTACCACATATATCATCATGAACCGATGGGCTTTGGGAAACTTAGCTTGTGACCTCTGGCTCTCTATTGACTATGTGGCCAGTAATGCTTCAGTCATGAACCTTTTGGTTATCAGTTTTGACCGGTACTTTTCCATCACCAGGCCACTCACATACCGAGCTAAACGAACCACCAAAAGGGCTGGTATGATGATCGGCCTTGCTTGGATCATCTCCTTTATCCTTTGGGCTCCTGCCATATTGTTCTGGCAGTACTTTGTTGGGAAAAGAACTGTTCCCCCAGGGGAGTGTTTCATCCAGTTCCTCACTGAACCGACCATTACCTTTGGCACTGCCATAGCTGCCTTTTATATGCCTGTGACTATTATGACTATTTTATACTGGAGGATCTACAAGGAGACTGAGAAACGTACCAAAGAGCTCGCAGGACTGCAGGCCTCAGGGAGCGATGCAGAGGCCGCTCACTTTGTTAATCCTACTGGCAGCTCCAGGAGCTGTAGTAGCTATGAGTTACAGCAGCAGACCCTCAAACGGTCAACCAGGAGAAAGTATGGCCGCTGTCATTTCTGGTTCACAACAAAGAGCTGGAAACCCAGTGCTGAGCAAATGGATCAAGAGCATAGTAGCAGTGACAGCTGGAACAACAATGATGCTGCTGCCTCTCTTGAAAACTCTGCCTCATCTGATGAGGAAGACATTGGCTCTGAGACAAGAGCCATTTACTCCATTGTGCTGAAGCTCCCCGGTCATAGCACTATCCTGAACTCGACCAAATTACCCTCATCAGAGGACCTGCAAGGCTCAGAGGAGGAGCTGCAAAAACCCAACTTGGAGAAGAAAACTAATAAGCTCCAAGCCCAGAAGAGCATGGAGGATGGAGGCAGCTTTCGGAAGAGCTTTGCCAAGCTTCCCATTCAATTAGAGTCAGCTGTAGAGACTGCCAAGACATCCGAGGCTGTTGCTAAGACAACAGCAGCTTTGCCTCTTTCCTTCAAAGAGGCCACACTGGCCAAAAGATTTGCCCTCAAAACCAGAAGTCAGATTaccaaaaggaaaaggatgtCCCTCATCAAAGAGAAGAAAGCCGCACAAACCCTCAGTGCAATTTTACTTGCCTTTATCATCACCTGGACTCCGTATAACATCATGGTCCTGGTAAATACCTTTTGCAAGAGCTGCATCCCTAAAACCTATTGGAACCTGGGGTACTGGCTTTGTTACATCAACAGCACTGTGAATCCGATGTGCTATGCACTGTGTAACAAAACGTTCAGAACCACATTCAAGATGTTGCTACTGTGTCAGTGTGATAAAAGGAAGAGACGCAAACAACAGTATCAacaaaggcagtctgttatttTTCACAAGAGAGTGCCACAAGAGGcttcataa